A stretch of the Streptomyces sp. NBC_00078 genome encodes the following:
- a CDS encoding two-component system response regulator, whose product MVQKAKILLVDDRPENLLALEAILSALDQTLVRASSGEEALKALLTDDFAVILLDVQMPGMDGFETAAHIKRRERTRDIPIIFLTAINHGPHHTFRGYAAGAVDYISKPFDPWVLRAKVSVFVELYMKNCQLREQAALLRLQLEGGGKAAAGDAKEPAGLLAELSARLAAVEEQAEALSKQLDDESADAAAVATAAHLERKLTGLRRALDALEPGAGSASSVPSQN is encoded by the coding sequence ATGGTGCAGAAGGCCAAGATCCTCCTGGTCGATGACCGGCCGGAGAATCTGCTGGCGCTGGAGGCCATCCTCTCTGCGCTCGATCAGACGCTGGTGCGGGCATCGTCCGGGGAGGAAGCGCTCAAAGCGCTGCTCACGGACGACTTCGCGGTCATTCTGTTGGACGTCCAGATGCCGGGAATGGACGGTTTCGAAACAGCCGCCCACATCAAGCGGCGAGAACGGACCCGGGACATCCCGATCATCTTCCTCACCGCGATCAACCACGGCCCCCACCACACCTTCCGGGGGTACGCGGCCGGTGCGGTCGACTACATCTCCAAGCCGTTCGACCCGTGGGTGCTGCGGGCGAAGGTCTCGGTGTTCGTCGAGCTGTACATGAAGAACTGCCAGCTCCGGGAGCAGGCGGCGCTGCTGCGGCTCCAGTTGGAGGGTGGCGGCAAGGCCGCGGCCGGCGACGCCAAGGAGCCTGCCGGACTGCTCGCGGAGCTGTCGGCGCGGCTCGCGGCGGTCGAGGAGCAGGCCGAGGCGCTGTCCAAGCAGCTCGACGACGAGTCGGCGGACGCTGCGGCCGTGGCGACCGCGGCTCATCTCGAACGCAAACTCACGGGATTGCGGCGGGCGCTGGACGCCCTGGAGCCGGGTGCCGGCAGCGCATCGTCGGTGCCGTCGCAGAACTGA
- a CDS encoding DNA translocase FtsK — protein MASRPSAAKKQPAKKAAAPAKKAAAKKAPAKKAPARKAAARKSVPPPKPAPNPTGGIYKLVRALWLGVAHAVGAVFRGIGNGAKNLDPAHRKDGVALLLFGIALIVAAGTWADLRGPVGDLVEILVTGAFGRLDLLVPILLAVIAVRFIRHPEQPEANGRIVIGLSALVIGVLGQVHIACGAPARSDGMQAIRDAGGLIGWATATPLTYTMGEVLAVPLLVLLTIFGLLVVTATPVNAIPQRLRLLGVKLGILHDPEDDELSDDEQRYDDQWREALPARPRRRGPAPEAYDPDGAEQEALSKRRGRPRRSAVPQPDMGRQMDAVDVAAAAAAALDGAVMHGMPPSSVVADLTQGVRVGDREDSTPTPVPRPVPAARPKQEKLKGEVMDLTKAAPEQVDDLPPRAEQLQLSGDITYSLPSLDLLTRGGPGKARSAANDAVVASLTNVFSEFKVDAAVTGFTRGPTVTRYEVELGPAVKVERITALTKNIAYAVASPDVRIISPIPGKSAVGIEIPNTDREMVNLGDVLRLAAAAEDEHPMLVALGKDVEGGYVMANLAKMPHVLVAGATGSGKSSCINCLITSIMVRATPEDVRMVLVDPKRVELTAYEGIPHLITPIITNPKRAAEALQWVVREMDLRYDDLAAYGYRHIDDFNEAVRNGKVKSPEGSERELQPYPYLLVIVDELADLMMVAPRDVEDSIVRITQLARAAGIHLVLATQRPSVDVVTGLIKANVPSRLAFATSSLADSRVILDQPGAEKLIGKGDGLYLPMGQNKPTRMQGAFVTEDEVASVVQHCKDQMAPVFRDDVTVGTKQKKEIDEEIGDDLDLLCQAAELVVSTQFGSTSMLQRKLRVGFAKAGRLMDLMESRGIVGPSEGSKARDVLVKADELDGVLAVIRGEA, from the coding sequence ATGGCCTCACGTCCCTCCGCTGCCAAGAAGCAGCCCGCGAAGAAGGCGGCGGCTCCGGCGAAGAAGGCTGCTGCGAAGAAGGCTCCGGCGAAGAAGGCGCCCGCCAGGAAAGCCGCGGCGAGGAAGTCGGTGCCGCCGCCGAAGCCGGCACCGAACCCCACCGGTGGCATCTACAAGCTTGTGCGCGCCCTCTGGTTGGGCGTCGCTCACGCCGTGGGCGCCGTGTTCCGCGGCATAGGGAACGGCGCCAAGAACCTCGACCCCGCACACCGCAAGGACGGCGTCGCCCTGTTGCTCTTCGGCATCGCACTGATCGTCGCCGCGGGCACCTGGGCCGATCTGCGCGGCCCCGTAGGCGACCTCGTCGAGATCCTGGTGACCGGTGCCTTCGGCCGTCTCGACCTGCTCGTGCCGATACTGCTCGCGGTCATCGCGGTCCGTTTCATCCGCCACCCCGAGCAGCCCGAGGCCAACGGCCGCATCGTGATCGGTCTGTCCGCGCTCGTCATCGGCGTGCTCGGCCAGGTCCACATCGCGTGCGGCGCGCCCGCCCGCAGTGACGGCATGCAGGCCATAAGGGACGCAGGCGGTCTCATCGGCTGGGCTACGGCCACCCCGCTGACGTACACGATGGGCGAGGTGCTCGCCGTACCGCTGCTCGTGCTGCTGACGATCTTCGGTCTGCTCGTCGTCACGGCCACCCCGGTCAACGCCATCCCGCAGCGGCTGCGGCTCCTCGGCGTGAAGCTCGGCATCCTCCACGACCCGGAGGACGACGAGCTCTCGGACGACGAGCAGCGGTACGACGACCAGTGGCGCGAGGCGCTGCCCGCGCGCCCCCGCAGGCGTGGACCGGCCCCGGAGGCGTACGACCCCGACGGTGCCGAGCAGGAGGCGCTCTCCAAGCGTCGCGGCCGCCCCAGGCGCTCCGCGGTGCCGCAGCCGGACATGGGGCGTCAGATGGACGCCGTGGACGTCGCCGCGGCGGCCGCTGCCGCGCTCGACGGTGCGGTCATGCACGGGATGCCGCCCTCGTCGGTCGTCGCCGACCTCACCCAGGGGGTGCGGGTCGGGGATCGCGAGGACTCCACACCGACACCCGTTCCGAGGCCCGTCCCGGCAGCGCGCCCCAAGCAGGAGAAGCTGAAGGGCGAGGTCATGGACCTCACCAAGGCGGCGCCCGAGCAGGTAGACGACCTGCCGCCGCGGGCCGAGCAACTCCAGCTCTCCGGAGACATCACCTACTCCCTGCCTTCGCTCGACCTCCTCACGCGCGGGGGCCCCGGCAAGGCGCGCAGCGCCGCCAACGACGCGGTGGTCGCCTCACTCACGAACGTCTTCTCCGAGTTCAAGGTCGACGCCGCGGTCACCGGCTTCACGCGCGGCCCGACGGTCACGCGCTACGAGGTCGAGCTCGGCCCCGCGGTGAAGGTCGAGCGGATCACGGCGCTGACGAAGAACATCGCGTACGCCGTCGCCAGCCCGGACGTACGGATCATCAGCCCGATCCCAGGCAAGTCCGCGGTCGGCATCGAAATCCCCAACACCGACCGCGAGATGGTCAATCTCGGCGACGTGCTGCGCCTGGCGGCGGCCGCCGAGGACGAGCACCCGATGCTTGTCGCGCTCGGCAAGGACGTCGAGGGCGGCTATGTGATGGCCAACCTCGCGAAGATGCCGCACGTCCTGGTGGCCGGTGCCACCGGTTCCGGTAAGTCGTCGTGCATCAACTGCCTGATCACGTCGATCATGGTCCGCGCGACTCCCGAGGACGTGCGCATGGTCCTCGTCGACCCCAAGAGGGTCGAGCTGACCGCGTACGAGGGCATCCCGCACCTGATCACACCGATCATCACCAACCCGAAGCGGGCCGCCGAGGCGCTCCAGTGGGTCGTACGGGAGATGGACCTGCGGTACGACGACCTGGCGGCGTACGGCTACCGGCACATCGACGACTTCAACGAGGCCGTGCGCAACGGCAAGGTGAAGTCGCCGGAGGGCAGTGAGCGGGAGCTGCAGCCGTACCCGTACCTGCTGGTGATCGTCGACGAGCTCGCCGACCTGATGATGGTCGCCCCGCGCGACGTCGAGGACTCGATCGTGCGCATCACGCAGCTCGCGCGCGCGGCCGGCATCCACCTCGTGCTCGCCACGCAGCGGCCGTCGGTCGACGTGGTGACCGGTCTGATCAAGGCGAACGTGCCCTCGCGGCTCGCCTTCGCCACCTCCTCGCTAGCCGACAGCCGCGTCATCCTCGACCAGCCCGGTGCCGAGAAGCTGATCGGCAAGGGTGACGGGCTGTATCTGCCGATGGGTCAGAACAAGCCCACCCGTATGCAGGGTGCTTTCGTGACCGAGGACGAGGTCGCCTCCGTCGTCCAGCACTGCAAGGACCAGATGGCGCCCGTCTTCCGGGACGACGTCACCGTGGGCACCAAGCAGAAGAAGGAGATCGACGAGGAGATCGGCGACGACCTCGACCTGCTGTGCCAGGCGGCCGAGCTGGTGGTCTCGACACAGTTCGGGTCGACGTCCATGCTCCAGCGCAAGCTGCGCGTGGGCTTCGCCAAGGCAGGCCGGCTCATGGACCTCATGGAGTCCAGGGGCATCGTGGGGCCGAGCGAGGGGTCCAAGGCTCGTGACGTTCTTGTGAAGGCTGACGAGCTGGACGGAGTGCTCGCGGTGATCCGCGGGGAGGCTTGA